TGTTGGTAATTAAGGGCAAATTAATCAATAGTATTCAACTGTTTTAACTAGTTAATTTTGCAATTGAAgcaaaattgataaattgcCATAGGGCAATTACAGCAACAGAAAGCGACTTATTTCGATTACAACCATTGAACTGGAGAGtatttataatcaagaaaTGCTCATCAGCTTACATTATCTTCAGATGGCTACTGAGCAAGGTATCTGACAGGTACAAGTTTGAGAGGTTCCATTTTAGATATAGTAAGACTAGGACGAGCTTGCTCTTCCATGTTGATATCTTGAACTCCATTTGGTAGTTTCCAATCAAAACAGTATAACAAATTTGCAAGTGCCAGTTCTATTAATACAGTTCCCATATGTAGTGCAGGACAACCTCTTCTACCAGCTCCAAAAGGCAAGAGCTCAAAATGTTGCCCTTTGAAGTCGATGAAGCTATCAATAAACCTTTCAGGAAAGAAATCTTCAGGGTCCTTCCAGTAGTTAGGATCTCTTCCAATTGCCCAAACGTTGACATGGATCAGTGATTTGGGATAAATGTCACAACCGTTTATCTTAAAATTGGAAATCACTTCTCTTGGAAGTAGCAATGGAGCAGGGGGATGCAATCTCAGAGTTTCTTTTATTACCATCTTGAGGTAATGGAGATCATCAATATCACTTTCTGCCACTCTTTCTCTATTGCCCGCTACATTTCTAACTTCTTCTTGTGCATTCTTCATTATTTCAGGATTCCTAGCAAGCTCAGCCATAGCCCATATCAGGGTAACTGCACCAGTATATACTCCTGCCACAAATAAGTCCTGATGCAAGAACATCACAATTGAGATGCAAACAGCATCAGATATCAGTTCAAACTGATTAGATATGAAGAAAAAGACGTCATTTTTATGGCTCAGTTGTTACTTAACCCAAAAGTTTTTTACCACAATTTTATTCCAGTGTCAGTACAGAGCTCTAAAATTGTATCCGTAGTTATATAAACAGAGTCAGGTGAGGTGAATGGGGGAGATGTAAGACAACTAGTCCAAGGGAAAGATGGAGAACATACCATGAGAACTGCCTTGATATGATCTTTTGTGAGCTGAACTGAACCAACTTCAGTCTGCTCCCTCTCTAATCTCAGTAGCACATCAACAATGTCTTCCAGTTCTTTATCCATCTTCCCAGGTTTAAGATGATCATCAATTATTTGTTGGAAGAAAGTATCGAGCTTATGGAAGACGTTTTCTGTCTTTGCATAATAACCAGTAAACCTGTCAATAATCCAGCCTACATGTTGGAAGTATTCATTTGCAGAAAAGCTTCCCAGCAAGGCTTCCACATCGtcaagtaaatttttaaacctATCCTTCTCAAGATCAGTTGCTTCAAAGCTTGTTCCAAAAGCCAGCCTGAATGTTATATTTGCAGTGAGAGAAAAGAACTTCTCAGTAAGATCAACAGGGGTTGCAGCAGATGATGATTGAGATATTGAATCAATTAGCGCAGCAACTTCTTCGTCCCTAATGAACTGAAACGACTGCACCCTTTTTATGCTAAACAGCTCATGAACGCATATTTTTCGAATCTCTCTCCAGTAATCACCGTATGGTGAAAAAGCCAGATCTAGATAATTGTATGAAAGTCTTCTAGCACCAACTAAGGAAGGTCTACTGCAACAAGAAAGATCATGATTCTTCAGGACCTCTTCTGCTGCTTCAGCAGAGGAAATTACAACTGCAGGTACACCACCAAAATGAAGAAGCATCACTGGACCATATTTCTTGGAGAGCTGCCATAAAGAGCGGTGGGGCAATCCTGCAAGTTGATGCAGGTTTCCTATGATTGGAAGCTTAGGAGGACCTGGTGGAAGATGCTTGTTACCTCTTTTAGGTAGTAGTAAaggtagaagaagaagaagaagaagaagtaccCACAAAGGTATGGGATAAAGAAACATTGTAGCTTTAGCTTTAATGCCAAAAAATTCTTCAGATTTTTCATCTTCAGATAACCATCATTCctctttaattaaataaccaaCCACAAGAGTCATGGAGTTATCATTCTGGCTCTATTCAATTTTACTGTGAATATATTGACTGTTTATTACAAAGATCAATACTTGTCATATATGTCAAGATTCATTATCTTGTGGGACCTGGATTCTCTATGTCATCATCTATGCCATCATGAAATTGCATTCTGTACCGCTCTGATAGAGGCCTCAGCCTTGAAGCACTGAATCTATGGTCAGGGCCATGGCCCATATCATCCTTAGTACAATCTCAGAGCCTTTGGAAAATCTGGGCTGCTGTCCATTTTCTGAACCCTGGAGTCGTATTGGAATACTAACTTCAAAGTGACAGGACAGGCTAAAATTGATGCATGAATATTTTGTCAACCTCAGGAAAGAGAAAagtattttcttaatttgtatGTAGCTATCTTCATTTCATGAGGTCCATAAGCAATGTTCTTCAGCTTAGGTGATTGCTTAAATAGCTAGTCAAAGTGAAGCTGTCTTCCATGTGAATaagtcttcttcttcttcttcttcttcttcttcttcttctgttttgCATAAAGATTGAGACGCGTtcgaatttgaattttaattcttatatgGGGTTCAGTATATGTGGCtgaaaatactaattaaataaaagggaaaaatgatgaaaaattCATCAGAagaatactaaatatatatgtggCTGAAAATACTGATTaagtaaaagagaaaagtaTAATATTTGACACTTTAATAGAAGAgattctaaatatatatgtggctgaaaatactaattaaataaaagagaagTATAATATTTGACATTTTAATACAAGAGGTTCCGTGATTTTCttaataacattttaatattttaatagttatattgctagcaatttatatttaaattcacTAATATCATTAATAGTTTTGacaatagaattttaaataaagtccGATTGCTGCAAAATCAGTCTTGTCAGATAAATAGTTATATGTAGAGtctctaattttattagatcATCCACAATCAGAATTGActgtaattaaagaaaaatcaaattgtgatatattttctctttaatttttctatataaactttataaaattgaCATGGCTAGTCTTAAATGAAAGTTAAATTGATAACAAATGAAATTGTAGTAAATTACAAGTAATtgatattgaataaataagcTACAACTATTGAGTTCACTAATATCACtgaattttgatataaattattaatggtttaatttttaaaatattaatatattataaaaaaaagataaaaaagataaaccatgttatcaaattttatatttttccctAAATAAAATGAGTTTGCTTAAACAACTATGACCTCCAAAATGGCCCATCCTCCAATTTGAAGAAAGGCATGAAATGCACGATGATAAAGAGAGGAAAGCACCGAGAGAGATAagacaaattttttttttttattgtcatATGATATAATATTGTGGcctacaaataaatttttggtgcctaataaaaatatatggagGCCCATAAGTGtaagtttataataatttattttatttaattaattgaataatttaaataaataaataaataattaattaattaataatttaaagtaaatatttaacaaatttagcGCGTGAAAGAAGAGGTTGAAAAAATTATGCAAAAAATATTTCCATTATGTACTCCAACTCCTCGagtaaaaaaagataatgGGATTCTATagaaatctttaaaaaaaacgAAATTTAAAGATTTCTATAAAAACAAAGGCAAACCTAATAGAAAGAGcaatcaatatttaaattaataacaacAACACTTAATAAATACTACTTAAAGATAAATTCTctgtaaatatttttcttaattaatagaaaattactGTTAAAGTTCaatttcttctatttatttgttcatactttattttaaaccCCAGTTGTTTTATGCTTCTAAATCTTGAACAAAGTGATTCACAGATGTAAGAGCAttttaataaacttttaaattagtttttttcttaattatagaTCGTATTGTTCAATATATAAATGTAAGAACATCacagttaatttttaaattattttatttttctattataaggaatatatttaagaattaggatttgaaaatttttaatttatcctcattttttaaattttttttaaaatcacatttttttctcattaaatTCAAGGAGAAAAATGATCTTTAGGATTTGAAGTATTCTACAATGTATACATTTAGggtctataaattttaaaaatttcatcatttagattaaatataaaaaaaataatgataaaagcaaaggataaattttaggataatttaaatttatcataaataatattttaataaaaatatattataacaattcattattttattaaaataattgaaattttttactttctacTAAAAAACCGAGAAATTCTAacagatatatttttttaaatttatacatttagactttctttttgtttatgaaacgataaatttataaaattaataaaaaaatttatttaaaatttctcaCTTCAAACAACCGTTAAATAAGTTCTCtatagtgtatatatatatatatatatatattctgaagtttaaatttttttgatacaTATGCTTGTTTCACATAGAATTAAAATGTATGTGTacttttatagttttttttattaatttattgattaataagttacattcctaattaaacactaattataattataagaaatagtatatcagttataatttaatattatattatctaataaatagtttcctAATCAAATGATGATACTAATTATATCctgaaaaataacatattaattatattttaatattgtacgaactaataaactatttttttaattagataataatttaaaatctaaaaaataacatcttaaattatatttttaatattatatttagtaataaattaatttttaattatataataaattttagtcttaaaaatagtaatatcaattatagtattaatttatattatattaaaattaattaatatatatttttaaaattatttttatactattacattaataaaattttaaaattttaagaaaatcaagaaagatatttaaaaatagctactttgctaatttttaaatattataaattaatgttaaatattataaattttattaaattatatctatcaatttaattttataatcatttaataataGCAATTGTTGAACATACGGGTAAATGactagttataaataaaataccaTTAAGTTTGCAATCTTCTCAAATCGAATTTAAGCTcaaatttaagtatttaaattcGAGGTTAGTGAAGGTAAATCAATCTTAAAGAACTTATGcttgatataatttttaaacactccaaaatataaagtatttttaatttttttgttgagATATAagacatatttaaatttaggagtaattactatttgtttcctatattttttcatattatattagttatcCCCTgacatttgaaaaatatatattttcattcttttattttgcaatgctatactaaaaaaaattttcgTTAGAATTTTTGTTAGGGAATCGTTAAttaggtttggttttatactatttaccctttaattttttttatgtaatatataaattgcttCCTATATTTTACTCATTGCACTAaaattttcttgcattttgaAAGTCAATGTAATTAAGgatctaaattgataaaaaatataatttaatcctcaaacttcttattaaaattataattatactgtaacaaaattaataataccaacactatctattttattttaacaatttgaaattaaattatataaatttttaatattttaattaatataggtacttttaaaatatttaaattttactagaatttagctatgataaaaattagagtaattaaataacactaattaattatttttgttacaaatactaaaattaattttcgtataaaaattagatatgagggtttagtataataaataaactataaaatattatttttatattacacTAAAAATCAACGGACAAACAGTATAAAACTAAACCTAGTTAACAATTGTTTAActgaaattttaacaaaagagatttttaatataaaattataaaatataaggatgaaaaaatatatctttaaatatGAGGAGATAACTAGTATAATATGGATAAATACaggaataaataataattactctttaaatttattattgggagttgaaatttcaatttaattattattagtagtTTACTCATGCGTTGCAcgaccgttattattattttgattataaatcaaactgatagatataatttaataaaaatattaatttataatattaattaataatattttaaaaataataataaaataactattcttaaatgttctttttaattttttttaaaattttaaaattttattagtataataatataaaatattctaaaaataattattaattaattctagtattatatgaattaatgatattatataattgatattactatttttaaattaaaaattcatcatatagtaaaaaataataattattaaaaatataattaagatattattttatacaattagaattattatccaattaaaaaactaatttattagttaatataatattaaaatttaattaataatattatttttttaaataaaattaatattattatatgattaaagaattatttattagttaatataatattaaaataaaattaactcttattttttagaattaaaattgatatttaattagaaatataacttattaatcaataaattaattaaaaaactataaaatcatatattaacttgaattatatatataataaataagtacacatcaaaataaataaatatacatattaaaataaaaattttatgtgtcaaaaattaaatacacatgttaaaagatttagatattaaaaattaatatgtataaattgtttaatttatttataaagtacttttatcaatttaaatttttaaaaatatcaatttatctatttttttgaaaaataacttttaaaagttaaaaaataaaattaaaactgaaaaaaaacCAATTTTTCCTACCTCAATCACAATCGAAAACCACCCGAAtacctcataatagtgcttaCAGCAAAACCCATATGCCAGTCGCCaccaacaaaaataaaccatAGCCTGAATCAAACAAAAAAGCACTCTAATTTCAAACAAGAAACACTCTTGCAAAAGCTTCTTTGATTGTGTTATCTTCTATGTGGCGTTTCATTTCAAATCTTGTACACACAACTAATAAAATCACTTCACTTTCTTCAACTAGTGATCGATTTTTCTCTAAAATCGCTTGCATAACAAAGCACCAAAACACAAAGCAACAGCAACATTATTTGTTTAGTTTTTGGcgatattttatttctaattcgTCGTCTAAACCCAGTTTATCAATATGGAGGCGAAAGAAGGAGATGGGTAAAGAGGGTTTGATTGTGGCCAAAGAGCTTAAAAGACTACAGTCCAATCCGGTTCGGCTTGATCGGTTCATTAAGTCGCATGTTTCTCGCTTGCTCAAATCTGATCTTGTCTCCGTCCTTGCTGAGTTTCAAAGGCAAGACCAGGTTTTTCTTTGTATGAAggttcgttttttttttttataaaaaaaaattagtttagtttttagttgttaaattttatgttgttTGGTTGCTGGGAAAGTTTTAGGGGagataagaaataaatttgagatTCTTTAGGCTTCTGCAGATTTGGGTAGTCTGTAATCGTTTGAAAGTTTCgcagaattttaatatatgattgCTGTATCATGAAAttgttaatttcttaaaaagaaaaaaaaaaaaaattctcttaAGTTTTTAACGAGGCATTATGGGTTATTCTGGTTAAGTACAAGTTTCGGCAAATTTTCTTGGCAACCAAACTGAAAAGCTTTTGAAGAATTATTAGAATGGGAAATTGATCATGTTGGATTCGTATTGTTCATTAACTTTTGTCTTGGTATTAACGATTATGGACTGAGATAGAAGTGGAGGGATCCTTATGTGAAATGCATTGCCTTGGAATTT
The Ricinus communis isolate WT05 ecotype wild-type chromosome 1, ASM1957865v1, whole genome shotgun sequence DNA segment above includes these coding regions:
- the LOC8258227 gene encoding cytochrome P450 71B36, whose product is MFLYPIPLWVLLLLLLLLPLLLPKRGNKHLPPGPPKLPIIGNLHQLAGLPHRSLWQLSKKYGPVMLLHFGGVPAVVISSAEAAEEVLKNHDLSCCSRPSLVGARRLSYNYLDLAFSPYGDYWREIRKICVHELFSIKRVQSFQFIRDEEVAALIDSISQSSSAATPVDLTEKFFSLTANITFRLAFGTSFEATDLEKDRFKNLLDDVEALLGSFSANEYFQHVGWIIDRFTGYYAKTENVFHKLDTFFQQIIDDHLKPGKMDKELEDIVDVLLRLEREQTEVGSVQLTKDHIKAVLMDLFVAGVYTGAVTLIWAMAELARNPEIMKNAQEEVRNVAGNRERVAESDIDDLHYLKMVIKETLRLHPPAPLLLPREVISNFKINGCDIYPKSLIHVNVWAIGRDPNYWKDPEDFFPERFIDSFIDFKGQHFELLPFGAGRRGCPALHMGTVLIELALANLLYCFDWKLPNGVQDINMEEQARPSLTISKMEPLKLVPVRYLAQ